In one window of Methanoregula sp. DNA:
- the ribC gene encoding riboflavin synthase: MKVGVADTTFSRVNMGAIAIDELKKHASVAIERSTVPGIKDLPVACKKLIEERRCDIVIALGMPGGKEKDRLCAHEASQGLITCQLMTNTHIIEVFVHEDEAKDGRELAWLAEQRTREHAVNAVKLILRPRDLENEAGTGQRQGFEDAGPARR, encoded by the coding sequence ATGAAGGTGGGCGTTGCCGATACCACCTTCTCACGCGTCAACATGGGAGCGATCGCCATCGACGAGCTCAAGAAGCACGCGAGCGTGGCGATCGAGCGGTCAACGGTGCCGGGAATAAAAGATCTCCCCGTTGCCTGCAAGAAACTGATCGAGGAGCGCCGCTGCGATATCGTAATCGCACTCGGCATGCCGGGCGGAAAAGAGAAAGACCGGCTCTGTGCCCACGAGGCATCGCAGGGACTTATCACCTGCCAGCTCATGACCAACACCCATATCATCGAGGTGTTCGTGCACGAGGACGAGGCAAAGGATGGCAGGGAGCTTGCCTGGCTTGCCGAGCAGCGTACCCGCGAACATGCGGTCAACGCTGTCAAACTCATCCTTCGCCCCCGGGATCTGGAGAATGAAGCCGGTACCGGCCAGCGGCAGGGATTTGAGGATGCCGGCCCGGCCCGCCGCTAG
- a CDS encoding alanine--glyoxylate aminotransferase family protein — MEKELLLMLPGPVPMPERVRYAMIRQAMNHRSAEFGAAYADCVRVLKTAFGTTNDLMVISGSGTAGMEAAIANVGKDKEIACLVNGKFGERMLKISQRYGKAHEIKSEWGTPLDLAALEARLEQGAQVVTLVHNETSAGIKNPAQEVGKLAKKHDALFIMDGITSIGGDTVEADKWGVDIAITGSQKCFAAPAGLAMVSVSSRAWERLTKNPPYYLDLAAYKKSAAGTPMETPYTPAVPLFLALREACLIIEEEGLAARITRHHRMSGAVQAAAKAWGLSLFPKIDAKHGYSSTVTAVEYPAGVKDDEMRATIKKMGIVIAGGQDHLKGKIFRIGSMGAVSAPEILATLAATQHALKKSGFKVQGDGVAAACEVLG, encoded by the coding sequence ATGGAAAAAGAACTTCTCCTGATGTTGCCGGGCCCGGTCCCGATGCCGGAACGGGTCAGGTATGCTATGATTCGTCAGGCAATGAACCACCGCAGCGCCGAGTTCGGTGCCGCGTATGCCGACTGTGTGCGGGTCCTTAAAACCGCCTTTGGAACGACAAACGACCTCATGGTAATCAGCGGGTCCGGCACTGCCGGCATGGAAGCCGCGATTGCCAACGTGGGAAAGGACAAGGAGATCGCGTGTCTCGTTAACGGGAAGTTCGGCGAGCGGATGCTGAAGATCAGCCAGCGCTACGGAAAAGCGCACGAGATCAAGTCCGAATGGGGAACCCCCCTTGACCTTGCAGCGCTGGAAGCCCGGCTGGAGCAGGGTGCCCAGGTGGTCACGCTCGTGCACAACGAGACGTCCGCAGGTATCAAAAACCCTGCGCAGGAAGTCGGGAAGCTTGCAAAGAAGCACGACGCCCTGTTCATCATGGACGGCATCACCTCCATCGGTGGCGACACTGTTGAGGCTGACAAGTGGGGCGTTGATATCGCCATCACCGGCTCGCAGAAATGTTTTGCCGCACCTGCGGGTCTTGCGATGGTCTCGGTGAGCAGCCGGGCATGGGAGCGTCTTACGAAGAACCCGCCCTATTACCTCGACCTTGCCGCGTACAAAAAGAGTGCCGCCGGAACCCCGATGGAGACGCCGTATACCCCGGCAGTCCCGCTTTTCTTAGCGCTCCGTGAAGCCTGCCTCATCATCGAAGAGGAAGGTCTGGCAGCCCGGATTACCCGCCATCACAGGATGTCGGGGGCAGTGCAGGCCGCAGCAAAGGCATGGGGTCTCTCCCTCTTCCCGAAGATCGATGCAAAGCACGGGTATTCCTCAACGGTCACCGCGGTTGAGTATCCCGCTGGTGTCAAGGATGACGAGATGCGTGCGACCATCAAGAAGATGGGCATCGTTATCGCCGGCGGACAGGATCACTTGAAAGGTAAGATCTTCCGCATCGGCAGCATGGGTGCTGTCAGTGCACCCGAAATCCTCGCGACACTTGCCGCAACACAACACGCTCTGAAGAAGTCAGGGTTCAAAGTGCAGGGCGATGGAGTTGCTGCTGCCTGCGAGGTGCTGGGATGA
- a CDS encoding AIR carboxylase family protein, protein MADVAIISGSASDAGITDKVKKVLDENKVSYDAQIISAHRDPDKLDAYIKTSNAKIFIAIAGLSAALPGVIASRSDKPVIGVPVSGTLNGMDALLSIAQMPKGVPVACVGVDNGDNAAWLAIRILKLTKM, encoded by the coding sequence ATGGCAGACGTGGCGATCATCTCGGGATCTGCATCGGACGCAGGCATTACGGACAAGGTCAAAAAGGTCCTTGACGAGAACAAGGTGTCATATGACGCCCAGATCATCTCCGCTCACCGGGATCCCGATAAGCTGGATGCGTATATCAAAACCAGCAATGCAAAAATTTTCATCGCGATTGCCGGCCTTTCCGCTGCGCTTCCCGGAGTCATTGCATCCAGGTCCGACAAACCGGTCATAGGTGTCCCGGTGAGCGGGACGCTGAACGGGATGGATGCCCTGCTCTCGATCGCCCAGATGCCAAAGGGTGTCCCGGTCGCATGCGTTGGGGTGGACAATGGCGATAACGCGGCGTGGCTGGCTATCCGGATACTGAAACTGACGAAAATGTGA